In one window of Candidatus Omnitrophota bacterium DNA:
- the ilvN gene encoding acetolactate synthase small subunit, which yields MRHTISVLVENKFGVLARVAGLFSARGYNIASLAVSETLDPSISYMTIVVEARDEKVLEQINKQLNKLIDVITVTDFTKKEHIDRELVLAKINYAPKDKPKLEAIFDKFVGKIIQHKADTAIVEAVGDEHQIKALLEELNKFGIKELVRTGKLAIE from the coding sequence ATGCGCCATACCATATCAGTATTAGTTGAGAATAAATTCGGCGTATTAGCGCGGGTGGCCGGGCTTTTTAGCGCCCGAGGCTATAATATCGCGTCTTTAGCGGTTAGTGAAACTTTAGATCCTTCCATATCCTATATGACTATTGTAGTTGAGGCTCGCGATGAGAAAGTTTTAGAGCAAATCAATAAACAGTTGAATAAATTAATCGACGTGATTACGGTTACGGATTTTACCAAGAAGGAACATATCGACCGCGAACTGGTTTTGGCAAAGATAAATTACGCGCCAAAGGATAAACCTAAACTTGAGGCGATCTTTGATAAGTTCGTGGGCAAGATCATTCAGCATAAAGCCGATACCGCCATTGTCGAGGCGGTGGGGGATGAGCATCAGATAAAAGCGCTTTTGGAAGAGTTGAATAAATTCGGGATCAAGGAGTTAGTCAGGACAGGAAAATTGGCAATCGAGTAA